GTTTGATACTCAAAGGTTACAATGACTATGAGAACGACCGCAGAGCACTGGAAGAAAACTTTGTAAAGGTTAGCACTGGTGCGGCACCTAAAGAACAGACAGGTAAGACAGTTAATCTGTCGGACGAAAGCTGGGAAGACGATGAGCCTACTGTTGAACAGATTCAGGAACGAAAGGCCAGAGAACGGAATGCTTCGCTGAAAACATTCCTGGACAGGATGAAGACAAAGATCATAGACATGTTCACGGAGGAAGAAGATGCGAAACTTTAACAGGGGTATTATCGGATATGGCGCAATTGTTGCAGCCACAAACGATTTAAAAATCAAGTAATTAATAGCGGATAATTAATAACGTAAGAAGACGACACTTGTGGGCATTATTAATTATACACACTAACCCATAAAAGAGATAGAGTCATGATACATTTTGATCTTCCCAAAGAAAAATCTTCCATCATCAAGGTGATAGGCATTGGTGGTGGTGGTAGCAATGCGGTGAACCACATGTTCAACCAGCGCATTGAGGGTGTGAATTTTATCATCTGCAATACCGATGCACAGAGTATCACAAACAGTCCTGTGCCCAACAAGATCCAGTTGGGACCACATTTGACGCAGGGTCTTGGTGCAGGAGCTAATCCGCGCATCGGTGAACAGGCGACGGAAGAATCCTTTGAAGAAATCAAAAAGATCTTAGAGGTGAATACCAAAATGGCCTTCATTACCGCGGGCATGGGTGGTGGTACCGGTACCGGTGGCGCACCTATTATCGCACGCATATGTAAGGAACTGGGTATTCTCACGGTGGGTATTGTTACAACGCCCTTCTCATACGAAGGGAAGAAGAGGATGGCTCAGGCAGAAGAAGGTGTTAACAGATTGAAAGATTATGTTGATACGCTCCTGATCATTTCTAATGACAAACTGCGCCAGAAATACGGCGATCTGAAATTCAAGGCAGCTTTCGAAAAAGCAGATAACGTACTTGCTACAGCGGCAAAATGTATTACGGACGTGATCAACTCTACTGGTCAGATCAACGTCGACTTTGCCGATGTGTGCACAGTTATGCGTAATGGTGGTGTAGCGATCCTCGGTGCGGCTACTGCAGAAGGTGAAAACCGCGCGCAGAAAGCGATCGAAGAAGCACTGACATCTCCACTGTTGAATGATAACGATATACATGGTGCTAAATGGATACTTATCAACATTTCTTCCCAGGAAGGTGAGTTTGAACACACCCTGGATGAAATGGATACTATCCAGGCCTATGTTCAGAGCCAGGCAGGCGAGGATTGCGATGTGATCCTTGGTGTCGGTTATGACGAATCACTCGACAGAAAACTGGGTGTGACCATTATTGCTACCGGATTTGAACAAAAACCGATTCAGCAGGTAAAAATGGCACCACAGGATCCTTCCCGCGTACAGCCTAAGATTGTCATGCAACTTGGCCAGGACGGTGATGAAAACAAGATGAACAGCAATTTCAGACAGGAATCGCTTTTCGTTGAACCGACGGACCATATGGCTCCCCGTCTGGTAGAACCTGTGGTGACTCAGCCAGCAACCAACTTCCCTCCTGCTAATCCTGCACAACCGGAGAGACTGAACTACACGCTCAATGTTGAGCCGGTAGGCAACGCTCAGCCGATGGCAGGTTATGGAGGCAATGTAAATGTCATACAGCCTAATTCTCCCGCAGGTGGCTATCCTGCAGGACCGGCGTACATCTACATTGAACCGGGAAGTAATACCCCTGCCTCTGATCTTCCAGAGATGAAAATCGTATTCAGAGACGAAGAAAAGTCTCCTGAAGCGCCTTCAGAAGTGCATCTGCATGCATTCGAAGAACAACTGGAAGAGCAGAAACGTAAACAGGCTGAACGCGTTGCTAAACTGCGCAGTATCAGCTTTAACGTGAAAGGCATTGAGAACAATGCAGAAATGGAGAATGTTCCTGCCTATATCCGTCGCAATATCAACCTTGATAACGGCGCGGGTTCAGCGGAGAATTTCTACTCTAATTATACTGTTTCCGATGGTCAGAATAACCAGGCAGAAATCAATACGATTAATACCTTTTTAGATGGGAAAAAACCCGATTGATCTATTCGGACGTTTGATTGTTTTTTAGTTGTGTTAAAAAAAGTCCTCCGGTTCCCCGGAGGACTTTTTTTATGCACTTTCAATCAGATATATGATCAGCAACAGGCTGACCAGAAAGATAAAGGCTGTCAGGACTGTGATCAGCAAGGAAGAATGCTGATATACACCCTGGCGCAACTGCTTTTCTGTTCTTCTGTAACGGATATAGGAAAGCACTGTCGTTACCGCTCCTACTGCTACCAATGATACCCCTGCAATCGCAGAATAACCTCTTGAAGGAAGCATATATTCCTTTCCCAATGCAAGAGATAGTTGCTTGACAAAAAGTGAAAATTTGACCACTACAAAGCCAAATGCCATGATACCAATACTCGTCCTTGTCCAGGCGAGAAGCGTACGCTCATTAGCAAGATGATCACTGGCAGCGCCATGCTGTTTGGGTTCGGACATAAGTGAAATGATTTTGGAAAAAGCAGCAAAGCATGTTCCATAATGATGTAACCGATTATAAAATCATCCACCGTTTGCCTAATTCTATCCATTTCCTGCCGCCTGCTTCTGTCGTAAATTTGCTATATGCAAAAGACAGTAAACAAGGTTGTAAGCAACCATCCGATAAATGGCGCTGTGAGCGATTACTATTACTACAGTCCTTTGCCCTATCAGGACGGTAAGGCAACGGATCCATTCCTGCTCTTACATCACCACGGCCCGATGACATTACCGCCTGACAACAGCGGAATGCCCTTCGGTCCACATCCTCACAGAGGATTTGAAACAGTTACCTGGATTATCAGCGGGCACGTTGTGCACAAGGATTCTCATGGTTACCACAGCAAAATTGATGCAGGTGGCGTACAATGGATGTCAGCCGCAAGGGGACTTATCCACAATGAATATGTAGAAAAGTCATTTAAAGAAGAAGGTGGTGATTTAGAACTGTTACAGCTCTGGATCAATCTGCCCGCCAAACTGAAAATGACACCCGCTAAATATACCGGTCTGCAGAAACAGGATATTCCTGTTATCAGCGCAGACGATGATAAAGTGCAGGTAGCTGTCGCAGGTGGTAACTGGAATGGCCATAAGGGAGCTATTCAGTCCCTTACGGGTGTCAATGCCGCCCTTATCAATATGAAGGCCGGAGGTAAAGCAGCCATCGATGTAGCGACTAACAGGCATATACTGTTTTATGTACTGAGGGGTGACGTGACTGTGAACGGTCAACCTGCCGGAGACAGATCACTGGTACTTTTTGACAATGACGGAGATACAATTAATATAACAGCCGGAACTGATGCCATTATCTTGTATTGTGACGGCGAACCGCTGAATGAGCCGATTGCATGGCATGGACCCTACGTAATGAATACCCAGACAGAGATTATGGAAGCAATGCGTGACGAAAGAATGGGAAAATTCGGGTTCTATATTGACTAAAAAATGAAAGGCCGGCAATATTGCCGGCCTTTTCTATGAGATATTAAGAATGTATGATCCTTCGTAACTGCAGGTTCGTAACAGGCGCCACTACCAGCGGATATTTCTCTATCGTTACATAGCTGGAATCGAGCCCGAAACCACGCTCTTCTGATAAGCTGATCTTTTTCAGGAAGAAATACATCCGCATTACCAGTCGCTCGTACAACGGCAGGTCATTATCATGCGACAGGAATTTCTCCATCACGATAAACTGGAAGTCTCCCACTACATTATTCTTACTCAATGATTCGTAACGGCTGGTGATATTCACCTCCTTGTTACGTACCATATCTTCCACTACCATACGGAACATCAGGTTAATACGCTGTTCCACCTTGAAGCCAAGTCTGAACTCTACCCTTATCACCTCATTCGGTATAATGGTTTGTACAGAGTATTCACTCAGATAGGGTTCATCCACAACATCCACATGCACGAACCAGTAGATGTCCGCCCGTTTCGGCTTTTTATTCAGGATGGAATAGATGATCTTATGTTCTATCTCCTTCGGATTATCCGCGCTACTCATATATACAAGATGGGTAGCATATTTCGGAATGGTACTGTCGTTACTCAGTTCCTGTATCACCGGCAGGTGATCTTCCAGTTTAACGAACTCCACATACCGGTTTTTGATCTTACGTGATTTGTACCAAACCATCATGATCAGGAAGAGTATTCCCGCCACGATCACGGTCACATAACCACCGTGCATGAACTTCACCAGGTTTGCGAAAAGGAAGGAAAATTCAAGCGTAAAAAAGGTCACCAGGTAGATCAGGATCAGGCTTAATCTCACCCTTCGTGTATAAAGGTAGAAGGCAAAGAGACAGGAGGTCATCAGCATACAGATGGTGATAGACAAACCGTAAGCCGCCTCCATGGAACTGGATTCTTTAAAGATCAGTACGATAGCCACACAACCGACAAACAACATGGTATTGATACCGGGGATGTACAACTGACCACGCATTTCTGTAGGGTAGTTGATCTTCAGTTTAGGCCACAGGTTGAGCCGCATGGCTTCTGATATGAGGGTGAACGACCCTGATATTAACGCCTGACTGGCAATAATGGACGCCAGCGTAGCGATCAGCACACCGAATATGACAAACCATTCGGGCATGATCGCAAAGAATGGGTTGGTGTCTTTAGGGATGACCTGTCCTTTCTGCGTCAGCAGCCAGGCACCCTGACCCAGGTAGTTAAGGATCAGACAGGCTTTTACAAAGGTCCAGGATACCCGGATATTACCTTTCCCACAGTGACCAAGATCGGAATACAATGCTTCCGCCCCTGTCGTACATAGAAAGACCGCTCCGAGGATCATAAAGCCTCTGGGATAGGTAGTAAGGAGTTTGATGGCGTAGTGCGGGCTGAAGGCCTTGAATACGGACACATCATCGACAATATGGGAGAGTCCCAATACACCCAGCATGGAGAACCAGATCACCATGATGGGACCGAACAATTTACCAATAGAGACCGTACCAAACTGTTGTACTACGAACATTAAAGTGATGATGGTCAATACGATCTTTACGATAGTCCATTGACTGAGGTCTTTAAAAACTTCCAGGGTACGTAAACCTTCAATAGCAGATGTAACGGTAATAGGTGGGGTGATGATACCGTCTGCCAGCAGTGCGGCGCCCCCGATCATCCCAAAAGTAACGGCCCATTTGGCATGTCTTCTTACTAACGCATATAAAGAGAAGATCCCACCCTCACCTTTGTTATCGGCACGGAGTGTCAGGATCACATACTTGATAGTCGTTTGTAAAGTCAGGGTCCAGATGATACAGGATATACCACCGATTACCAGGAGGTCGCTTACGGGATTATTACCTACAATGGCCTTGAAAACGTATAACGGAGAGGTTCCAATGTCACCGTAAATAATACCTAAGGCAACTACTAAACCGGCCAGGCTAATCCTGTTAATGTCTTTTCTCACGAAATATGTATTTAATAAAAAAGCCACCAAAGGTAGGTGGAATTGTGAAGATGTGCAAAATTATTAAAAATACCGGGGGCATAAAAAAACCCCGTCTCTAATGAGAGACGGGGCCTTATATCTTCTTAGTGATACACTATTAGTTAGCTGGAGCTAAATCAACAGTTGTAGATTCACCAGGAGTGTTTTGTTTGATGAAGCGACCGCGATCGATACCTTGTTTATCAGCCAGGTAGTCGATAACTGCGTCAACTCTTCTGCTGCTCAGGTCAACACCACCTTTCTTAGCCTTAGCACCAGCGTGACCGGTAACCAGGATGTTACAAGATGGGTTAGATTTCAGGGTAGAAGCAACGCTAGCCAGGATAGCTTCGTTGTCAGAAGCAACCTTAGTTGCGCTACCTTTGAAGCTTACGCTAGGCAGAACCAGTGTGTTACAAGCTGGTTTGTTATTGATGTCTTTGCAGCACTCAGGATCTGGGCATTTACCAACACCGTCAGCGTCAACTGGCTGGCAGTAAGAAGGAGTAACCAGCTGTTTGTCTTTGTAGTCAGGAACGCCATCACCATCAGTATCTTTAGCTACACCGTGAACATCAACTGGAGCACCAGCTGGTGTGTTAGGCTCGCGATCGAACTGGTCAGTAACGCCATCGCCATCAGCATCAGGCAGAACTGGAGTAGGCAGTTTCATGTGACGAGGAGAACTCAGCTCGTTGTAAGCGTAGTTCAGTGGGTTTACCCAATACAGTGGCTCAACGCGTTTTGCAGAGTTACCCAGGTTGAAGTTCAGACGAACGCTGGTGTAGCTGAATGCATCTTTGTGGTTGCTGTATGGGCTGGAGTAACCGTCCAGATAGTCATCAAAGTATAAAGTATATTTCTCTTCGATACCGATGTTGAAACGTTTAGAAACTCTGAAAGCGATACCAGTACCGAAATCAGCACCATGACGTAACAGGGCGTTGTCATCTCTACGACCGATGTTACCTCTGTTACCCTGAGATGGAGCGTTCTGCTCGTAATCTCCGTCGAACAGGTTTTTCAGCTGGTCTTTAATGTCCTTACGTGGAGCACTGAAGTTGATACCAGAGAAATCGTAACCCTGACCGTTTGCGTTTAACGCATCAACGTCAACGTCGATCAGACCCAGGCTGTAACCACCAAATACATACCAGTTGATTTTTGGCTGTGCTTTGTAGAACAGGATGTTGCTCAGAGAAGCCATCAGGTCCAAAGACAGCTGGTGAGTTGCAGTTTTGTAGTTAGCAACGATGTTACCACCATTTTGAGCTGCAGTAGCACCCCAAGCTGTGCTGTTATTGAAGGATGCAGGTCTTAATCTGTAGTCCATGCCTTTATCGAAAGAACCGGTGTACTCAGCTCTTACAGATATAGTGTGGCCCAGTGATTTTCTCAGGGAAACACCACCACCGAAACCTGGTCTAGC
The DNA window shown above is from Chitinophaga agri and carries:
- the ftsZ gene encoding cell division protein FtsZ, translated to MIHFDLPKEKSSIIKVIGIGGGGSNAVNHMFNQRIEGVNFIICNTDAQSITNSPVPNKIQLGPHLTQGLGAGANPRIGEQATEESFEEIKKILEVNTKMAFITAGMGGGTGTGGAPIIARICKELGILTVGIVTTPFSYEGKKRMAQAEEGVNRLKDYVDTLLIISNDKLRQKYGDLKFKAAFEKADNVLATAAKCITDVINSTGQINVDFADVCTVMRNGGVAILGAATAEGENRAQKAIEEALTSPLLNDNDIHGAKWILINISSQEGEFEHTLDEMDTIQAYVQSQAGEDCDVILGVGYDESLDRKLGVTIIATGFEQKPIQQVKMAPQDPSRVQPKIVMQLGQDGDENKMNSNFRQESLFVEPTDHMAPRLVEPVVTQPATNFPPANPAQPERLNYTLNVEPVGNAQPMAGYGGNVNVIQPNSPAGGYPAGPAYIYIEPGSNTPASDLPEMKIVFRDEEKSPEAPSEVHLHAFEEQLEEQKRKQAERVAKLRSISFNVKGIENNAEMENVPAYIRRNINLDNGAGSAENFYSNYTVSDGQNNQAEINTINTFLDGKKPD
- a CDS encoding YidH family protein; the protein is MSEPKQHGAASDHLANERTLLAWTRTSIGIMAFGFVVVKFSLFVKQLSLALGKEYMLPSRGYSAIAGVSLVAVGAVTTVLSYIRYRRTEKQLRQGVYQHSSLLITVLTAFIFLVSLLLIIYLIESA
- a CDS encoding pirin family protein encodes the protein MQKTVNKVVSNHPINGAVSDYYYYSPLPYQDGKATDPFLLLHHHGPMTLPPDNSGMPFGPHPHRGFETVTWIISGHVVHKDSHGYHSKIDAGGVQWMSAARGLIHNEYVEKSFKEEGGDLELLQLWINLPAKLKMTPAKYTGLQKQDIPVISADDDKVQVAVAGGNWNGHKGAIQSLTGVNAALINMKAGGKAAIDVATNRHILFYVLRGDVTVNGQPAGDRSLVLFDNDGDTINITAGTDAIILYCDGEPLNEPIAWHGPYVMNTQTEIMEAMRDERMGKFGFYID
- a CDS encoding KUP/HAK/KT family potassium transporter; the protein is MRKDINRISLAGLVVALGIIYGDIGTSPLYVFKAIVGNNPVSDLLVIGGISCIIWTLTLQTTIKYVILTLRADNKGEGGIFSLYALVRRHAKWAVTFGMIGGAALLADGIITPPITVTSAIEGLRTLEVFKDLSQWTIVKIVLTIITLMFVVQQFGTVSIGKLFGPIMVIWFSMLGVLGLSHIVDDVSVFKAFSPHYAIKLLTTYPRGFMILGAVFLCTTGAEALYSDLGHCGKGNIRVSWTFVKACLILNYLGQGAWLLTQKGQVIPKDTNPFFAIMPEWFVIFGVLIATLASIIASQALISGSFTLISEAMRLNLWPKLKINYPTEMRGQLYIPGINTMLFVGCVAIVLIFKESSSMEAAYGLSITICMLMTSCLFAFYLYTRRVRLSLILIYLVTFFTLEFSFLFANLVKFMHGGYVTVIVAGILFLIMMVWYKSRKIKNRYVEFVKLEDHLPVIQELSNDSTIPKYATHLVYMSSADNPKEIEHKIIYSILNKKPKRADIYWFVHVDVVDEPYLSEYSVQTIIPNEVIRVEFRLGFKVEQRINLMFRMVVEDMVRNKEVNITSRYESLSKNNVVGDFQFIVMEKFLSHDNDLPLYERLVMRMYFFLKKISLSEERGFGLDSSYVTIEKYPLVVAPVTNLQLRRIIHS
- a CDS encoding OmpA family protein — its product is MASKKYLLLAGAMSLLAASSGFAQVTPVFDALDSTKVPASRQAQQNNFSNHQHDFPAKPRDMWELGFHGGLHLINGTIPARPGFGGGVSLRKSLGHTISVRAEYTGSFDKGMDYRLRPASFNNSTAWGATAAQNGGNIVANYKTATHQLSLDLMASLSNILFYKAQPKINWYVFGGYSLGLIDVDVDALNANGQGYDFSGINFSAPRKDIKDQLKNLFDGDYEQNAPSQGNRGNIGRRDDNALLRHGADFGTGIAFRVSKRFNIGIEEKYTLYFDDYLDGYSSPYSNHKDAFSYTSVRLNFNLGNSAKRVEPLYWVNPLNYAYNELSSPRHMKLPTPVLPDADGDGVTDQFDREPNTPAGAPVDVHGVAKDTDGDGVPDYKDKQLVTPSYCQPVDADGVGKCPDPECCKDINNKPACNTLVLPSVSFKGSATKVASDNEAILASVASTLKSNPSCNILVTGHAGAKAKKGGVDLSSRRVDAVIDYLADKQGIDRGRFIKQNTPGESTTVDLAPAN